A stretch of the Pyramidobacter piscolens W5455 genome encodes the following:
- a CDS encoding dihydroxyacetone kinase subunit DhaK, with translation MSAAKLLTFYPKAPRNDSAPAKNFFPSAAAAKEDRSLDEVADIAQKYADSMATIAVAARCATHPANGSEFGDLGDVDMEIGMGQHGEGGGGRQPMKTAQETIRIMADALIKDLELKSDDKVFVMINGSGATTLMEMWILYKDCVHYLESLGIKVVANMVGEILTVQEQAGFQLNIAKWDDLTLARWNTPVRTIAFSR, from the coding sequence TTGTCCGCTGCGAAGCTCCTGACATTCTATCCCAAAGCCCCGAGAAATGACAGCGCTCCCGCGAAAAACTTTTTTCCAAGCGCCGCGGCCGCCAAGGAAGACCGTTCGCTCGACGAAGTGGCCGACATCGCCCAGAAGTACGCCGACTCCATGGCGACCATCGCCGTAGCGGCCCGCTGCGCCACGCATCCCGCCAACGGTTCCGAATTCGGCGACCTTGGCGACGTCGACATGGAAATCGGTATGGGACAGCACGGCGAAGGAGGCGGCGGGCGTCAGCCGATGAAGACCGCGCAGGAGACGATCCGCATCATGGCCGACGCGCTGATCAAGGACTTGGAACTGAAATCCGACGACAAAGTCTTCGTGATGATCAACGGCTCCGGCGCCACGACGCTGATGGAAATGTGGATTCTCTATAAAGACTGCGTGCATTATCTCGAATCTCTGGGCATCAAAGTCGTCGCCAACATGGTCGGCGAGATTTTGACCGTTCAGGAACAAGCGGGCTTCCAGCTCAACATCGCCAAGTGGGACGACCTGACGCTGGCCCGGTGGAACACGCCGGTCCGCACGATCGCCTTCAGCCGCTGA
- a CDS encoding TRAP transporter small permease: protein MKFPERLCRRVGLLSLWFGGLLLMINIGDIVMGVVLRYFCHAAPIWTEELARFSLVWMVLIGAAAAFLNGDQMSIDFVVNALPPRGKAFCRLLSAAVQVAVLGVMVWFGAQNVMGGWKMKTMALGVPKALPLTAVPIGMAMLLAVVVARCWQDSESGSEKR, encoded by the coding sequence ATGAAATTTCCCGAACGGCTGTGCCGCCGGGTGGGGCTCCTCAGTCTCTGGTTCGGCGGCCTGCTGCTGATGATCAACATCGGCGACATCGTCATGGGCGTGGTGCTGCGCTATTTTTGTCATGCCGCTCCCATCTGGACGGAGGAGCTGGCGCGCTTTTCGCTGGTGTGGATGGTGCTGATCGGCGCGGCGGCGGCCTTTCTCAACGGCGACCAGATGTCGATCGACTTCGTGGTGAACGCTTTGCCGCCGCGCGGCAAGGCGTTCTGCCGCCTTTTGTCGGCGGCGGTCCAAGTGGCGGTTCTCGGCGTGATGGTTTGGTTCGGCGCTCAAAACGTGATGGGCGGCTGGAAGATGAAGACCATGGCGCTCGGCGTGCCCAAGGCGCTGCCGCTGACGGCGGTGCCGATCGGCATGGCCATGTTGCTGGCCGTCGTCGTCGCCAGGTGTTGGCAGGATTCTGAAAGCGGGAGCGAAAAACGATGA
- the dctP gene encoding TRAP transporter substrate-binding protein DctP yields the protein MRISVIGKTALACALAMGLNGAAGAVTVVKMSHIGPANVENNVVHYFVKEFASRIAERTQGNVTFELYPDEQLGSEEQRMELMMKDGLNQPVADVSSFAAMGTVLPELYPSSVPFMFNGYEAAHVFFDESEYWANLKKLFRERTGCVLIEAVEEGGFLAFTNSKREIRSPADFPGLKFRGMDEGQVAIFKAFGASGTPIPWGELYMALKTGVVDGQMNPAFYVLLGSLPEVQKYMTLANIQYSDQFLVMNGDLFDSFTDEERAVILEAAKEANRLTRARIEAEDSQQVEKCRRLGMQVYAPTSAEMEQFRSVGQPAYIEWLKSKVPAEWLEAALRDAKAANEKAAAK from the coding sequence ATGAGAATTTCTGTTATCGGCAAAACGGCGCTGGCCTGCGCGCTGGCGATGGGGCTGAACGGCGCGGCGGGCGCGGTTACGGTGGTGAAGATGTCGCACATCGGGCCGGCGAACGTCGAGAACAACGTGGTGCATTACTTCGTCAAGGAGTTCGCCTCGCGCATCGCGGAGCGCACGCAGGGGAACGTCACGTTCGAGCTGTACCCCGACGAGCAGTTGGGCAGCGAAGAGCAGCGCATGGAGCTGATGATGAAGGACGGGCTGAACCAGCCGGTGGCCGACGTGTCCTCGTTCGCGGCCATGGGCACGGTGCTGCCGGAGCTGTATCCCTCGTCGGTGCCGTTCATGTTCAACGGTTACGAGGCGGCGCACGTTTTCTTCGACGAGAGCGAATACTGGGCCAATCTGAAAAAGCTGTTCCGCGAGCGCACGGGCTGCGTGCTGATCGAAGCGGTGGAAGAGGGCGGCTTCCTCGCCTTCACCAACTCCAAGCGCGAGATCCGCAGCCCCGCCGATTTCCCCGGCCTGAAGTTCCGCGGCATGGACGAGGGACAGGTGGCGATCTTCAAGGCGTTCGGCGCCAGCGGCACGCCCATCCCCTGGGGCGAACTCTACATGGCGCTGAAAACCGGCGTCGTCGACGGGCAGATGAACCCGGCTTTTTACGTGCTGCTGGGCAGCCTGCCGGAAGTGCAGAAGTACATGACGCTGGCGAACATCCAGTACTCCGACCAGTTCCTGGTCATGAACGGCGACCTCTTCGACAGCTTCACCGACGAGGAGCGCGCCGTCATCCTCGAAGCGGCGAAGGAAGCGAACCGGCTGACCCGCGCCCGCATCGAGGCGGAGGATTCCCAGCAGGTGGAAAAGTGCCGCCGGCTGGGCATGCAGGTTTACGCGCCCACGTCCGCGGAGATGGAGCAGTTCCGCAGCGTCGGCCAGCCCGCCTACATCGAGTGGCTGAAGAGCAAGGTCCCCGCCGAGTGGCTCGAAGCGGCCCTGCGCGACGCCAAAGCGGCCAACGAAAAAGCCGCCGCGAAGTAA